One region of Oncorhynchus nerka isolate Pitt River linkage group LG22, Oner_Uvic_2.0, whole genome shotgun sequence genomic DNA includes:
- the LOC115115943 gene encoding probable G-protein coupled receptor 21: MMNSSLDLLELELLNLSGPPFCLLDVGYSQILNTCLLEVAIILLLTVLIISGNLVVIFVFHCAPLLQHHTTSAFIQTMAYADLLVGVSCLIPSLSLLHHLKGLDEELTCKVFGYMVSVLKSVSMASLACVSVDRYMAITRPLSYATLATPCRIRACILLIWVYSALVFLPSFFGWGKPGYHGDVVEWCAVEWETRPLFTSFIVVLLYAPAAMTVCFTYVNIFRICRQHTREISERRARFGPQEGSLGQDGQPQHAPACTDKRYAMVLFRITSVFYLLWLPYILYFLLESADIYSHPAASFITTWLAISNSFFNCLIYSLSNSAFRKGLKRLCLFCVQRVDSKKSFSPSPGYGQGPICTRSTCHV, encoded by the coding sequence ATGATGAACTCTTCCCTGGACCTGCTGGAGCTTGAGCTCCTCAACCTGAGCGGCCCTCCTTTCTGCCTCCTGGACGTGGGCTACAGCCAGATCTTAAACACCTGTCTACTGGAGGTAGCCATCATCCTGCTGCTTACCGTCCTCATCATCTCTGGCAACCTGGTGGTGATCTTTGTGTTCCACTGTGCTCCTCTTCTCCAGCACCACACAACCAGTGCCTTCATCCAGACCATGGCCTACGCAGACCTGTTGGTGGGTGTCAGCTGCCTcatcccctccctgtccctcctccaccacctgaAAGGCCTGGACGAGGAGCTGACCTGTAAGGTGTTTGGTTACATGGTTTCCGTGTTGAAGAGCGTTTCCATGGCGTCGCTGGCGTGTGTTAGCGTGGACCGCTACATGGCGATAACACGGCCTCTGTCGTACGCTACCTTGGCGACGCCGTGCCGGATCCGCGCGTGCATCCTCCTCATCTGGGTCTACTCCGCCCTTGTCTTCTTGCCCTCCTTCTTCGGCTGGGGGAAGCCCGGCTACCACGGCGACGTGGTGGAGTGGTGCGCGGTGGAGTGGGAGACGAGGCCGCTCTTCACATCGTTCATTGTGGTGCTGCTCTACGCGCCAGCCGCCATGACGGTCTGCTTCACCTATGTCAACATCTTCCGGATCTGCCGGCAGCATACGAGGGAGATCAGCGAGCGCCGCGCCCGCTTCGGCCCACAGGAAGGCTCTCTGGGACAGGATGGCCAGCCGCAGCATGCGCCGGCGTGCACGGACAAACGCTACGCCATGGTGCTGTTCCGCATCACCAGCGTCTTCTACCTCCTCTGGCTTCCCTATATCCTGTATTTCCTGCTGGAGAGCGCTGACATCTACAGTCACCCTGCCGCCTCGTTCATCACCACCTGGCTGGCTATCAGCAACAGCTTCTTTAACTGTCTGATCTATAGTCTGTccaacagtgccttcaggaagggTTTAAAACGCCTCTGTTTGTTCTGTGTGCAGCGCGTGGACAGTAAGAAGTCCTTCAGCCCTTCACCAGGGTACGGACAGGGGCCCATCTGCACACGCTCCACATGCCATGTCTAG